From Podospora bellae-mahoneyi strain CBS 112042 chromosome 5, whole genome shotgun sequence:
ATAGTCAGGTGGTTTGTGGTAATAGAAGTACTGAATCCGCTGGATACAGTTTGAGGTAAGCTGAGAGTGATGGGGAAAAGCTTGGAAGATGTATGAAAGGAGCAAATGAATAGTTATACATACATACCGTAATTCACCTAGCTATTTTACCTCACCATTGCTACCTAGGTGAGTCACCCGGGGATGCTCCGAAACTCTGAGATGATTGATCTACACAACCACATGCACATTATTGACCCCAGCCAGGATTGCTATAGCATTGTATCCTTCTAAAGTTGACCTTCAAGTGTTTCTGGTTGATTTCCCGCTCTATACGTGACCTCAGGATGCTTCGCTGCGGTTACATTAGCTGACTGTTGTCTGACAACGCATCCTCAGTGATATTGAGCCGTCCAACCCATATGCAGCGCAAGTTATGCGAGGTAATAATGTTATCAGCCGTAAATCTAAACATCTGACGTGTTGAGCGCAGACTTTTCTTATTTGCCCTCGGTCTTTGAGCATGAAAGCTTTCCTTGTCATCGTTGTGTCACAGACTTGTCGGATGTACCTCTAGTCACCGATCACAGGGCTGTTGGTGACGAGGTAAGACATTATAGATGTACCCCTCTTGATTTCCCCAGGGTCAGATCCACTATTCTTTTCAGATGGCCTTACTTCTTTTGATGCTTGGTCTTGGTTGTGTGTGGACTTTCAAATCAGGTAGCTACTGAGAGTGATTAGCTAGCTACTTACCTACATATGAGATCTGACCCATTACACGAGGCTCGTGGACTTCTCTCGCGCCCATGTATTACACAGATCCGGGTCGTCGTTATAGCCTCGTACTCGTCGCGATCAAAGATGCCATATATCTGTTCTAACTGAGCTGAGCACCCGATGAAATTGTGGTTGCGGGCGGGTGCAGTCCATTGAGGCGGGGTATGGAAGTCGCCAAAGACCGAGGAGGGTCATCGCCACATGCCGCAAAACCGCACTCCAGGGCCGTCAAGGCTACAGTCTTGCCTTCAAAACGGAGACGGTGACGTATCGTGATGGCGCGCAAACGGATCATGCCAAGCAGTTTTTCTCGAAGACGATGTACGATTGGAACTGGCCATGGAAGAGATCAGCCTTGACGTTGTCTAACAAATGCCCACCCGCcatgggggaaggggaagagagagaggggagggggtgaagtAAGCTTAATTGACCACACTCCAGCGACAATCTCGAATATGCCACGCCGCATGGATTCGGGGGGGAACAGCTGTTCATACAGCCAGTTCATGGTTGTGGTAGCCATGGCGATCTGAGTTGGGCACGTGTTCTATGTCGCTGTCGTTTTCTTGTTCTCTATAACTGCAGGAGAGACTGGGTTGACGACGAGCGGCACAGTTGTATATAGTGTGTTTGTCTTGAAGACGGtgaagaggggaggggaaaatCTCACGTCACGAGCTGAGGCCACGCGGTACAAAGAGAGAGGGACCAGGACATATTGCATCATGAGCAAATTATGGACCGGATGGGATTGAAGTCATACCGAAAGACCAGAGCATTGCAGGCCGACGTCGGCCCAGTCCACTCATCATGCAAATTCAGTATCAAGCCGCACAGGACACCAAAAAGTGAGGAGATAAACAACATCAATTGTCTATGTAACTTGTCCCAAGAGGCCTCAACCGGTtcaccaagcccaagctTAAATCtttcgaaaaaaaaacccgCTCAGTCAGAAAACCCATCAAATCCTCCCAGAGCTCCccaaaaattaaaaaaaaaaaatatctTTTCCTGTTTTCTGTGTTGTTTTTTGTCAAgtcctccaaaccctcctcaaTCGTATTTGTTGTCGATGGCTGATCATGATCCTCCCAGATACCGAGAAGATCGCCGAAGAGAGGTGATGACTTGTTCCAAAATTGCTTTGACAAGAGATAGAGTCTCTGCCAAACACCAAAGATATGCCAGAGTCGCTGTGAAAATACAACCAGCCAGTCCGCCGGACAAGGGCTAAGATGGCCGTTGCAAATCCGAGCGCTGCCGACCTGTTCGCTTCCAATTCCAAATCTGCTGGGACTCAACATGATCCCCCAGACTATCGTGAGCCTGTAAACAGTCCGTTGTCCTTGATGGGCGTGTGAGaacaccatcccaccaccgccgtgaGCGCAAGTCGACTCTATGCGGAATACCACCGTGACCCCAGCACCGAGCCAACGCCGAAAACGCAGCCGCATACACTCATTCCCTCCAAGCCCAGCCGGAAAAAAAATGACAACAAGGAAATCGTCGAATGCCTCCAGGAGCACGAGGGAAAATATGGGTACAACTCCATGCCTTTTCCCCAACCAGGCAAACGCCAACAGCCCGAACCTCCAGTTCCCATATACGCCGATTCCCAGTTAAGCCAGACCCGTGAAATGACCCAAACGCCGTTGTATATGAACCATCTCGCCGGAAAACCCATTACCCAGGCTCATaccaccttcttcccagcCCAACCGTCTCCTCGAGGGCTCCAACCAACCATGCAAAGTCCATGCGCGTGCCATTTGATACTTTTGTGAAGGAAAAATTGCATTCCCCAGGGGCATCTTGGCCCAACTCGTCCTATCCTTGAAGAAGAAATTGTGTCCCAGTCGAAAACAGGGGCTGGGCCTCTGCAAACGTGATGAAAAGGCCGAATAACGCGAGGACCTGAGCGGGAaaaacagccaaaaaaaTGAACGAGTACATCGCAATACAATGTTACAAGACTTCAAACCACCCGCGTGCTAACCCTGACGCTCGCTGCGAATTTCCAGTCGTCAAGGAAGAAGCTGACTGTAACGCGATGACGACGAAAGATGTTCGAGATTAAGcccgagggcaagaagagaaaTTAGTTGTTGTGATGTATGATACAGCCGATCTTGCTCGAGATCGTGTGATGAGGCGCCATAAAAATGCTTGGTAGCCTGGGCGCTGTTGCTGTGTGAGAGTGCTGGTGCAGATGCAGGTGTCCTCGAAGAAATCAGTCGCGAAAGGTAGGGTCGACGGTTGAAGCCGCCGGGGCCGTTGGGAGTTGACGGACCAGAGGCGCAGAAAATATGTACAATgccaaaaggaaaataaacAGAAGAAACACGTAACGCCATGCTCATGGTGTCCCACCTGCGTCACGTAGAGGAAAGAGTTTCAGCACCTTAGTTGGGCCCAGAAGGGGGCTGCTGAATAGGGGTTTGCCCCTGACCACCACGACCGCCGCGGGTCGGATAGCGAGAAGGCTGGGTTTGCTGGAACCCACCGCGGCCTCGGCCATTGCCCCGGTGACCGCCGGGGTTTCCACGGGACTGGTACCCTCCGCGGGGCGCAAAACCAGTGTTGGTTGCCCGGCCGCCTTGGTCCGGGAACTGCTGGAAGCTGTTTGACGCCTGATTGCCTTCAATCTGCTGGGGAGCCCGTCCCTGCCAGTTTCCCGAAGCACCTCCCGAAGCACCTCCCGGGCGGGGACCAGCGGGTTGAGCCTGGTGAGTTGGTGGGTTcactggctgctgctgttgaccCTGCTGCTGGTTACCAGCAGGCCTGAAGTTGGAAATGGGCCGAGGAATCGACTCGGGATTCTCGTAGACGTAGAGACTCTTGTCAATGGTGGCAGGAATGGGCTGGATTTCAGTGCCCAAGTCACGTTCAATGTTGTAGAGGTTGAACCTGTCATCCCAGTTGATCAGGTTGATGGCCAAACCAAGATGGCCGTAACGGCCCGAGCGACCGATACGATGAAGATATGTCTCGGCATTCTTTGGGAAGTCAAAGTTGATCACCACATTGACAGCCTGAATGTCGATACCACGCGTGAGAAGATCCGAGCAGACGAGGTTGCGGCAAACACCGTTCCTAAAGTCGTGGAAGACACGGTTGCGAGCGTGCTGCTGCATCTTGGCGTGACTGTAGAAACACGAGTAGCCCAACTCGGTGATCTTCTTGGCCAAAAGCTCGACACGGTTGGTCGAGTTGCAGAAAATAATGGACTGGTTGATCTGCAGCTTTGAAAAGAGGGTGTTCAGGCAGTGCACTTTTTGCTTCTCCTCGACGTAGGCGTAGTACTGGGTGATACCGCGCAGAGTGAGCTCGTCCATGAGGTTGATCTCGTAAGGTTCTTTCATGTTCTTATCAGAAAAATCCTTGACCGAAATAGGGAAGGTGGCTGAGAACAGCATGACCTGGCGATCCTTGGGGTGGAACTGGAGAAGTTGTTCGATGACGGGGGTGAACTCGGCCGAGAGAAGCTTGTCAGCTTCGTCCATGATGAACATGGGGCATTCACTCAAATCCGCCACCTGCTTTCCAGCCAAATCGAGGATTCTGCCCGGGGTGCCGACCACAATATGGACGGGGTCCTGGAGACGGACAATGTCATCGCGGAGGCCTGTGCCACCAGTGGTAACCATGACGTTGATGCCGAGGTGCTTTCCAAGCGTCTTGCAAACCTGGGATGTCTGCATGGCGAGTTCTCTGGTCGGGACCAGGATAAGACACTGGATCTTGTTGATTTTGGGGTTGATCTTTTGGAGAGCGGGGATGACGAAGGCAGCTGTTTTGCCGGTTCCGTTCTTGGCGCGCGCAAGAATATCACGCCCGGTGAGCGCAACTGGAATGCTTTCTTCTTGGATGGGCGAGGGCTTCTCGAAACCAGCTTCGAAAATGCCCATCAGTAAGGATCGCTTGAGTCCGAAGTCCTCAAACTCCATGcccttggtgttggtgacatCCTGCGCAACAAAGGAGTGTTAGCAAACCTGGTCAGGAACAAGCATGAGGGGGACAAACCTCGGTCTGTTGTCTGTTGTCTTTCGTGGGAATGTTCAAGTTCTTCTTCCACTCGTCATCACTGATCTGTTAGCCACCACAGTTCATGGGGGTCGAGAGCAAGATGCCCGCCACATACTTCAAGCTTGTCGCCTGGAGCTTGTCCGCGAGACTGTCGGTCATTTTGGCAGCAAAAGGAGGGAAATCTTGGGAAAAGAGAGGTAAGTCGGTCGGATTCGGTGGCGCGGAGGTATCCCGTCCGTCTTGTTCAAGTGAGGTCTTGTGGTCGGTCGTGGTCGTGGCAGAGGCGCAAGACTGGCTCTTCCAGATTGCGAATCGAGGTGGATGTCGTGCGGTCGGTGGGTTGTGGGTTGTGAAGTGCTATACCAGTTGCGGCATATGTTGGGGATCGAGTTGTGGGTTTGATTTGGTCGACCGATATGTCGTGGAAGCTGTGGAGCTAGCTACTCGTCTGGTGgtctggtggtgtggtgatcTGGTGAGGCTTGCTTCGGTGGTTCGGGGACTGGGAAGTCGGGACAGAGAAATAGTGCGGTTCTCTGCGAATGggatgtgggtggtgggggacaGTGAATGGATTGTTGGGGGCTCGAAGTGGTTCGTGTGTTGCTCGAGAAGTCGGTGTAGAGCCGGGAGAGTGATCTGGAGTCGTCGATGCGGGGCAGAAAGATGAGGCAGGCAGGGCTGAACAATTCTCTGCAGCAACCACTCGAAAAGTTCGGGACGATGATGGTTTCCTCGTCACGTGCCCAACAACGGTGCTTTCTCCTAGAACAGGGGCGGTGCTTTGGCAGCGATAAGATAACCGGCTGTGGGGTTGATCCCCACTGTAGAAAGGCCAAGACGCCGATGGTCCCGTCCCCTCCATTGTCGCAGGTCCCGCATCTTCCCTTTTGCACTTCAACCAGACACCACTAGTATCCGCCACTGACGCGAGCACGAGTTGTTCTTGTGTTGCCGGCGCCATGGTCCTTTTCCTACCTTCAAGCTCTGGACACATGATCCTGTCAACTTCACCATGATGCTGCTCAAAAGACATACCGTTTCACCATTTCCCTTGACCACTTTTGTGCTGCCATCAGCTTCGATAACGTCATCGTGTCAGCTACCGCGCTGCCATCTCCAGAAGCGCTCATATGCCTCGGTTCAGGACAAGCCACCGCAATGGCCTACTTCTGCAAGCCCCACTCCGTATGAGGTCTTCGGACTTACCAAAGACGATGTATACACCAAAGCACGGTTCAACCAGTTGGTCAAACTCTATCATCCCGatctccaccatcactcGGCCCACGATGGCATCCCCCATGTGACGAAGCTCGAGAGATATCGCCTCGTCATTGCGGCCAATGACATCCTCAGCAATCCTCAGAAGCGTCGACTCTACGACCTCCACCGAATTGGCTGGGGAAATCACACGGACCCACATGTTGAACATCGGGCGGCAGGGAGGTCATGGAGGAAGGAGCCTGGGAACGCCAGCCAGAACGCCACTTGGGAAGACTGGGAGCAATGGTACCAGGAGAGGGATGGCAAGAAGCAAGAGCCGGTCTTCATGTCCAACTTTGGCTTCGCCACCATCTTGGCATgctgtgctgttgttggtgtctgGACCCAGGTAGCATATGCCGAGAAGAAGTCGGCAAGCATCTTGAACCTGCAAGCCCAGCAACAGGCCGTCATCACCAGAGAGATGATGTCGCGCGAGAGAGCGAAAGCGGCCATGAGCCGCGAGGGTAGGGTCGAGACATTCTTGTTGTCACGAGAGCTTGGAAAGTCGGAATATGATTTACCAGGACACAGAGCCTcagacggtggaggtggtgaggccGAGGCGCCATGAAGTCGGTCTGGTTGTATTCGGTGATTTCTGTCAGCGAGTCGTATAGTCGGTCATCATAGACTGTATACAGACCTGTACTGTTTTCTGATGGTGCCTGTTGCTTGATTCAAGCCAGAGAGACACTGATTGTATTGGAGCGACCGGCCCTCTTGTCGTAGTGGTTGTTTCGTTGCCGCTCgcgaaagaaaagaagaagagaaaacccCCGATTCTCTGCGGCAACTCGAGAAGGACGGCGTCTGCCCACTTCCAAAGTAGGTTCAACAAGTCGCTTGCACGTGGCGGGGTCAAACGGGAGCTATCGAAGGCTTGTCGGGGCACGATCACGTGGAGAACCGGATAATAGAATATCTGAAGACTTTATCAGAGCTCGGTCTATCACTGTGTAGTGCGTCTCGGGCGTTGAGGCTGCTTAGGGCATTGTCTATGTGCAAGGGCATTGTCTCTGTGCACGGGCCATATCCCTCATCCATCGGTGTCTTGTTCTTTCCTCTTGTCCCCGAGCCATTATCTGTGAGAAATGGTGGCTGGGACGAGGCTGCGGAAGACCTGGGAAccgagttgaagaagatgtgAAGGTGATGGAGCTTAATTCCACTGGAGTAATACCTCTCCTCACACAATGGTGGCCATAGTCCGAGATCCCATATCTATTTCGTCATGGGGAAGGGCATCTTTCATCCTCATGTTAAGTATGGTTCACGGAGCTTGCATGACTGTTAAAAACAGAGATTCGGTTTGAATGTGTCTGATATGACCTTCTTACCTGAAAATAGAATTCATTGGCCGGCAGAGCCTCATGAGGAGGCTATTAGACCAGATGATATAAAGCCGAGGTCAGGcaatggagatggatgacGAACTTTGACAACATACATCAAGCGCAGATGCTTCAATTTTGTAGACAGGCTTCCATCGATGGGAGCAAGATGTTGGCGAAAGGCACCAAAATTCCCTGCCTCTGCAATGGGTAAAACTTCAGGGTTGGCATGCCAACACTTCTTCACGACACACATAGTAGGTACCGAACACCAAGTCTCAAAATCACCGTGTTTATTCCACTTTACCAACCAAGCATATGGCCTAACTACAAAAGAAACCTCTTGATTCCCCTTTCCAGCCCAGGTCAAACTCCAAATTCCGATAACCTAGAGACCGATATCTAATCTAGATGCCACTGACCGGCAGCAAGATCTTGTAAGCCATTGcctgcctcttccccagCGGAGTCCGAAAGATCCTCCGGAGATCCATCGGAGTCGCGTCCTTGTCCTGCGTCAGCTGCCTATGAACCTCCTTGATCAGCTCCCTGACCTCCCTGACAACATCAAGGTCCATACGCCGGGCCTCATCGCTAGGAAGCATGAGGAAGCGGTCGACACCGATGTAGGTCTTGTCGGCGTCGTGGAACAGGGTGAGCCAGTCTTCAGGTTGGCCCTTGATGCGGCGCTGTTCATGGTAAGCTTGTCAAGGATCAGGTTAGTAGCAGATCGTGATAAAATTGTGATGAGACGGGAGGCCAAGACTCACTTGTAGAAAACCACCTCCTATAAATCTCCAACCGCTCCCTATCCTCCCTGCTTCCCTTTGGAACCTGCACGACAAAGTACAAAACTTCCAACCCCGGCATCGAGTCGATAAACCCCGCCACCTCATCCGGACACATGGTCCAGTCCCCATGAGGCACGATGCTCCCGTCAACATGGATGCAGCACTGAAAAACAGTGTTTTGCTTCGCGCAAGTGCGCTCAGAACTCTGCTTGTACACAACACCCACCTTCTTCAGATCAGCCATCCCACCCGGAGTCTCCGTCCCAAAAACAGACTTCTTgttcatctccccctcatccctgAGCCTGGATCTCCCCGCGGGAAAAGACAGCTCGGGATCAAAGTACGGCACGAAAAACTGGTTATTAACATGAAAGTAGCGAAAGTCAGACTTGGGGTTTGACGTCGCGCCGGCGAGGAAGTCGAGCACGACAAGGTCGTGGTTTGTGTCCATGGGTCCCCAGGCGcgagagaaggggaggttgccCGGGTTTTTTGTGGCGAGAATAACAGCCTGCTGGGCTGCGCGGCTGACGGAGCCCATGTCCTTGTTGATACGATAGCCCGAGCCGTCGGTgcttttgggtttggggtaGTAGGTCAGATGCCAGGTGGGGTCGACCCAGTTGCCTTTGTCGTTGGTGTAGCCCGGGATGACGGCTTTCTCGACGTTCATGAAGTGGATGCTGGGTTTGCGGAGGGCTTGAGTGAAGATCTCTTGCTGGATCTCGAGGGGGAAACGCTTGAACTGGGGGAATTTGACGAggccgtcgtcgttgtcCTTGGAGGCCTTGGAGGCGGCATGGGTTTTCTTGGTCGAGGTGGTCGCAGTGGCCTTGTCTTTGGTGCTTTCGGTGCTGCTGGCCTTGAGGCGACCCTTGGGGGTGGCCTTTTTGATCAAggccttctcctttttgGGAGGCATGGTGGCGGTCGTCTGACGCTGTAGGAGAGATTTCGGCGAGGGAGAGAAACCGCAATtcttgggggagaagaaatATGGGAGAATAAAAACAACCTCCTTACCGACCTCACTGTCCTGGACTGTCAGGGAAGGAACGATGGGTCACGAGGGCGGCGAGCAGGTGATAAGGAGCGATAAAGGCCCGATAAGAAAGGCAGAAAGAAGCTCAgatgtttggtggtgtaTCCTCTGGTGGTTATGGAGGCCAGGGCAATGTTGAGCTATCTCTAACAGATCCTCATATTGTCTAGAAACTGCCGGTGTGTAGACCGTATAGCCATTGTTCATCGAAAGTCTTTGAAAGCTTGATAGTACAATGACCCTCCTGTGCTTCCGCTGCTTGGGATGGTTGCTCTCTCGACTTCCACGGAAGCCTGATAACGAGCATGACAATGAATGGCAAAGCCCCGCGGCAAAGACCGAGAGCAATAGCCCGCCGTAGGGTTTTAATGCAGTATCGACAAGACTGCTTGTGGTGTGTTGTTGAATTAGGAAGCCTGTTGATATTTAATTTGCACTGGAACTTAGAACTTGCAGTGTGGTATTATGCCTACCTAAGTCCGCATCACTCAACTATTGGGGCCCATTGGCCACATGGGACCACAAAGAAAGCAAACTACAAGACTGAGTGGGTAGGCAAGAGTACCAAGGTTCAAAAATTAGGACGGAGTCGTTGAGTGAGCTGGACACATCATTTGCCATTACGAGACACAGGATGTTCTTGCCCACCTAGCTGATTGATGTAAGCACCAAACTGTGTTCATACAACTATACAAGATCTCGTCACCTTAACACAGGACTTTACAGAAAGAATATTAGTATAATTTACAGACAGAGTACTGGTAAGGGCTTGTGTAGCGTCCTTTGAAGCTATAATTGTGCATTGTTGTAGCCGCAAAGATGAGGAGCAACATCACAAACAAGATATTGCTGGATTGTAGACCGTATTGGGCAACATGGCAAACACCTGATTGGTTTGCACATACCATTCTGTTCTTCTCAAGATCCAATCAACAATTTCCCCTGCATCCATGCCCTATGCGTTGTCACCCAAAATGCAGGTTTCGGTCGACATTCCAACATTCCCTACGTCACCCACGTCAAATACCATTGCTTGACACCTCACCACGTGGCACGACGCGTGCAAGAATGCAACAAGTCGCGATGGTGACTCAATCCATCAAAACCGCAGGGAGGGTTCCCAGCAAACTGTGCTTGATTGGGTCGCGGTCGCGTTCCCCTGGGCCCACTTTTACCCCGAAAAGGGAAAGTAAATAAACATGCCTGATTGCGTGCAGGCTGCAGCTGTGGGGCAACGGCAGTGGCGATCAGGGTTGGGCTTTTTGTTGGGTACAAAATCCGAGgattgtcttttctttgagTTTGATATCCACTGATGCTTGTGTGTGACTGGGACGTTTCGGAAGActattcttcttcttggttgaTCAACAATGGCGGATTCAGATGTTCCCGTTGCGCTTCGGCGcacgccgaggaggacggcgGCGAGTGTTCGGTTTCAGGCTTCGTCCAAAACTTCAACAAAGGGGCAATCTTCATCACGAACAGCCCCACCAAAAACATCAGATTCGGCAGTTGCAacgacgccgaggaggaagacaaCAAGAAAACGCGTGAGATTTTCGGATCCGGGACCGATTATTGGGAATGGAGCAACACCAGTGGAAGATGAGGTGTCGACGTCTTGGACGGGCCTGACACCCATGATGTCCCGGACTCGTCTGGCCACAGGCACCCCTAAGCGCCGACACTTTTCAGCACCAGTCTACTCAGCCGCAAATACCAGTTATGAAAGCGAAGAAATcaccttccttcccctccgccaaGTTCTCGATGGCCGGGTTAAACGCCGCATCAGACGGAATGGGCTCAGTGAGGAGATGAACACCATTTTCGCCGAACGAAAGTCCAAGGCAAAGCAGACAAAAGAGGAGATGAACCGTCTGAGGCAGGAATTAGAGGAAAAGGACGAGGCGATCATGAGATTACAGCaggagacggtgatggtggacaCAGACCGGGTATGGGAGCTGGAAAGGAAGGTATCACGGCTAAGGAGGCAGTTGAGCCAGATGTCAGgggcaacatcatcaccctctaggccgtcaacagcagcaagcagcagccccCCACAGCAAGACTGGACGGACGCCGCTCGTGATCCCTTCTCAAAGGATGCCTACTCTATGGATCTGGGCATGGACGACGACCTCCCAGGCAACGACACAGACGAGGAGATGTTTGGCGATTCCACCATGGCCGAACTAGCATGCAGCACGCCCACCCGAAAGCCAAACGCCACAGTCCACCACACCTCTGCCTCCTTCCGGTCGTCATTCCCcaccccgccatcaaccagcCCAGCTCGACAattcaacaccaccgacgacCCCTTAACCCCCTGCTCGTCCAAGCCCcgcaccacaacaacaacaacagccacctCAATCGCAAtccaaacctccctccccgaccccgccatcccccatctccaaacCAAACTATCAACCCTCCAACGCGACCTCGACATCTTCAAAAACCAGTTAACCTcgcacctctccctcccaaccgGCACCGCCCCCTCGGACATAttatcctccctctctcaaaCCCTCACGTCCCTGTCCGACAAGACCCACGCGTTGACAACCCTGAACaaatccctctcctccctcgggTTTGCCCCCGCTAGCACTCCAAACCCAGACGCGCTGGATATAATAACCGGCATATCCTCCACCTTGCGCTCTTGCCGCCTAGAACTGGAGTACTTATTCCCCGGGGAACTAACCCTCCCCTTGTCTGGTTCGGGGGGACAAGTTCTCAAGATGATGGTGCAAAAACTGCAGGAGCTGGACAAGAGGAGTAAAGACGCGGGGGAAGTGATTGAGGAGTTGCGGGAGCGGgaaagggggttgaagggggagttGAGTGCCAGGGTTGACTTCACTGATCACTTAcaggagaggttggcgaaGGAGCAAAACGACAAAAAAGAGTTGGaggccaaggtggaggagttgagggaggcggtggataAATACACCAATGGCATTTCCAAGCTAGAAACCCTCATCAGCGatctggaggagaggttggaacGGGAGAGTATCGATCAGCAGCTTCACGTCACGGCGCTGGAGCGGGGGTATAGAGACCAGTTGGCGGAGGTGAAGACGATGTATGAGGAGGAATTAAacgggagggaggaggctaTTTTGGGATGGCGGGCTGAGATTGAacgggtgaggggggagttgaGAGAGacgggggagttggtggggaggttgaaaGGtgaggtggcgagggtgggtggggagaaTGATGCGCTCAAGGCGGAGAATGCGGTTATTACTCAAAAGTatgaggctgagaagaaaagggggaagagaaTTGTCGGGGAGTTGGGACGGGTGCTGGCTTTGGCTcgtggggaggagagtgaagatgaggaagttGTGCCGTCGGCTGGTATTGAAAAGGGGACGAAAAAGAGGAGGTATGACGGTCGGATGGGGTTCACGAATGAGGCTGAAGCCGAAGAGGTTGAAGCCGTTGGGGTTGTGTGACTTCTTGGGTATTGTATTTCTCCTACATTTATTGGCTGTTGGTGATCAGGGTCTAATCACGTAACATTGTCTCATTTGTATGCTATGACGGGGGCCCACACTTTGGCGTTGATGCTATCAATTCTGTGGAATATCTATCTGTTCTGTTACCCCCACTGTTCCCGTCATGGACGGACCGACCATCTTCTGTCGCTGGGTTGTCCTCCTGGATGATCTTATTTTGCCAGGAAGGATTCCGTAACCTCATCATTTGTGTCACCCACCTGTACTTCGCTGTAGGCCCACACCATATCGGGCAAGAGTGGCAAAATGTAGGGCAGTTGAGGGTGTTTGTGCCATCCTTTGGGTTTTCAGACCCTGGTTTGACCATGTAACCTCCATTGCAACTTCGCCACCGGTACCAGCGCCTCCGGGttcacatcatcacaaaGCCTGATCCAGTTCTCCCTTCTTTGTTGAAACATGACGGGTGGAGGCGTGGCAGGAGGCAGATGCACAACGCCAACAGATCCGTTACCTAGCCAGTGTATAAGTAAACAACCCATTCATATTATAGAAGA
This genomic window contains:
- a CDS encoding hypothetical protein (EggNog:ENOG503PMTH), yielding MPPKKEKALIKKATPKGRLKASSTESTKDKATATTSTKKTHAASKASKDNDDGLVKFPQFKRFPLEIQQEIFTQALRKPSIHFMNVEKAVIPGYTNDKGNWVDPTWHLTYYPKPKSTDGSGYRINKDMGSVSRAAQQAVILATKNPGNLPFSRAWGPMDTNHDLVVLDFLAGATSNPKSDFRYFHVNNQFFVPYFDPELSFPAGRSRLRDEGEMNKKSVFGTETPGGMADLKKVGVVYKQSSERTCAKQNTVFQCCIHVDGSIVPHGDWTMCPDEVAGFIDSMPGLEVLYFVVQVPKGSREDRERLEIYRRWFSTTYHEQRRIKGQPEDWLTLFHDADKTYIGVDRFLMLPSDEARRMDLDVVREVRELIKEVHRQLTQDKDATPMDLRRIFRTPLGKRQAMAYKILLPVSGI
- the DHH1 gene encoding DExD/H-box ATP-dependent RNA helicase dhh1 (COG:A; EggNog:ENOG503NV8Q), with the protein product MTDSLADKLQATSLNDDEWKKNLNIPTKDNRQQTEDVTNTKGMEFEDFGLKRSLLMGIFEAGFEKPSPIQEESIPVALTGRDILARAKNGTGKTAAFVIPALQKINPKINKIQCLILVPTRELAMQTSQVCKTLGKHLGINVMVTTGGTGLRDDIVRLQDPVHIVVGTPGRILDLAGKQVADLSECPMFIMDEADKLLSAEFTPVIEQLLQFHPKDRQVMLFSATFPISVKDFSDKNMKEPYEINLMDELTLRGITQYYAYVEEKQKVHCLNTLFSKLQINQSIIFCNSTNRVELLAKKITELGYSCFYSHAKMQQHARNRVFHDFRNGVCRNLVCSDLLTRGIDIQAVNVVINFDFPKNAETYLHRIGRSGRYGHLGLAINLINWDDRFNLYNIERDLGTEIQPIPATIDKSLYVYENPESIPRPISNFRPAGNQQQGQQQQPVNPPTHQAQPAGPRPGGASGNWQGRAPQQIEGNQASNSFQQFPDQGGRATNTGFAPRGGYQSRGNPGGHRGNGRGRGGFQQTQPSRYPTRGGRGGQGQTPIQQPPSGPN
- the JID1 gene encoding J domain-containing protein 1 (EggNog:ENOG503P2ZS; COG:O) produces the protein MMLLKRHTVSPFPLTTFVLPSASITSSCQLPRCHLQKRSYASVQDKPPQWPTSASPTPYEVFGLTKDDVYTKARFNQLVKLYHPDLHHHSAHDGIPHVTKLERYRLVIAANDILSNPQKRRLYDLHRIGWGNHTDPHVEHRAAGRSWRKEPGNASQNATWEDWEQWYQERDGKKQEPVFMSNFGFATILACCAVVGVWTQVAYAEKKSASILNLQAQQQAVITREMMSRERAKAAMSREGRVETFLLSRELGKSEYDLPGHRASDGGGGEAEAP
- a CDS encoding hypothetical protein (EggNog:ENOG503NYCD), yielding MADSDVPVALRRTPRRTAASVRFQASSKTSTKGQSSSRTAPPKTSDSAVATTPRRKTTRKRVRFSDPGPIIGNGATPVEDEVSTSWTGLTPMMSRTRLATGTPKRRHFSAPVYSAANTSYESEEITFLPLRQVLDGRVKRRIRRNGLSEEMNTIFAERKSKAKQTKEEMNRLRQELEEKDEAIMRLQQETVMVDTDRVWELERKVSRLRRQLSQMSGATSSPSRPSTAASSSPPQQDWTDAARDPFSKDAYSMDLGMDDDLPGNDTDEEMFGDSTMAELACSTPTRKPNATVHHTSASFRSSFPTPPSTSPARQFNTTDDPLTPCSSKPRTTTTTTATSIAIQTSLPDPAIPHLQTKLSTLQRDLDIFKNQLTSHLSLPTGTAPSDILSSLSQTLTSLSDKTHALTTLNKSLSSLGFAPASTPNPDALDIITGISSTLRSCRLELEYLFPGELTLPLSGSGGQVLKMMVQKLQELDKRSKDAGEVIEELRERERGLKGELSARVDFTDHLQERLAKEQNDKKELEAKVEELREAVDKYTNGISKLETLISDLEERLERESIDQQLHVTALERGYRDQLAEVKTMYEEELNGREEAILGWRAEIERVRGELRETGELVGRLKGEVARVGGENDALKAENAVITQKYEAEKKRGKRIVGELGRVLALARGEESEDEEVVPSAGIEKGTKKRRYDGRMGFTNEAEAEEVEAVGVV